A portion of the Tiliqua scincoides isolate rTilSci1 chromosome 3, rTilSci1.hap2, whole genome shotgun sequence genome contains these proteins:
- the P2RY14 gene encoding P2Y purinoceptor 14 has translation MLNSSTASSGNHCTHSLIITKHVLPLAYSFIFIGGILLNGVAAWIFLHIPSKTSFIVYLKNIVIADLIMSLTFPFKIFADSQFGPWQLTVVVCRFSAVLFYLNMYISITLFGLIGFDRYYKVVKPQFITSAHTVRCSKVLCAVVWALQMLVSLPNMILTNQTPTEESSKNCMNLKSELGRTWHKTSNYICLGIFWIVFFLLIVFYSSITRKIYVSHRKFRKNSKLTRKKTSRNIFTIMFVFIICFVPYHVGRLPYTLSQTTTQYNCQVQNILFYIKELTLLLSAANVCLDPIIYVFLCQPFKERLYKKLHLNVKTSEEFENSRSRRSYAVCETNIIS, from the coding sequence ATGCTCAATTCAAGCACAGCCAGCTCAGGAAACCACTGTACTCACAGCCTAATAATAACAAAACATGTCCTTCCACTGGCCTACAGTTTCATCTTCATTGGAGGAATTCTTTTAAATGGGGTGGCAGCCTGGATTTTCCTACACATCCCAAGCAAGACAAGCTTTATTGTTTATCTCAAGAACATTGTCATAGCTGACCTCATCATGAGCTTAACTTTCCCTTTCAAAATTTTTGCTGATTCGCAGTTTGGACCATGGCAGCTCACGGTTGTTGTCTGCCGTTTTTCTGCAGTTCTTTTTTACCTAAATATGTATATCAGCATAACATTGTTTGGGCTTATAGGCTTTGATAGGTACTACAaagttgtgaagcctcagttcaTCACTTCTGCTCACACTGTTAGGTGTAGCAAAGTTCTCTGCGCAGTTGTGTGGGCACTGCAAATGCTTGTATCACTTCCCAATATGATTTTAACCAATCAAACTCCAACTGAAGAGAGTTCCAAGAACTGCATGAACCTCAAAAGTGAACTTGGCAGGACGTGGCACAAAACTTCAAACTACATTTGCCTAGGAATTTTTTGGattgtgttttttcttttaatagtTTTCTATAGTTCAATCACAAGGAAAATATACGTTTCCCACAGAAAATTCAGGAAAAActccaaactgacaaggaaaaaaacTAGCCGGAATATTTTCACGATCATGTTTGTATTTATCATTTGTTTTGTTCCCTACCATGTTGGTAGACTCCCATACACATTAAGTCAAACTACAACACAATACAACTGCCAGGTACAAAATATACTGTTCTACATAAAGGAACTCACTCTGCTCCTGTCAGCTGCAAACGTTTGCCTTGATCctattatttatgtatttctttGCCAACCCTTCAAGGAAAGGTTATATAAAAAACTACACCTCAATGTGAAGACATCTGAGGAATTCGAAAACTCAAGATCAAGAAGGTCATATGCTGTTTGTGAAACTAATATTATTTCTTAA